In Lathyrus oleraceus cultivar Zhongwan6 chromosome 2, CAAS_Psat_ZW6_1.0, whole genome shotgun sequence, the DNA window TAGGGTTTTTGATGTAGTAGGCATAAAGGGCATGACTTAAAGTAGATTATAGGTTCTGCCAATTACGAGGAAGCTTTATTTGTCGCACTGCATCTTTCTGTCCAGAAGTTACGTCCCTGCTGAACCAGATTCTTTGATGGATTACCTATTACAAGCGTTGAACACCTGAAATTTGCCCTGTTCTATCTAAAGCTAGTCCAAGACACATGTTTTATTATCCTTTGTTCTCTGAAGAGGAATCTTCAGCATAAGTCTCTAAGTGAATCTAGTGTACCTATTTGGTGTCAGATCTTTTCGGTGTTTTGCAATTTGATGTTTGAGAATAGGAAACCTATGTGCACAATGTTTGTATCTAATATCTCCATGTCTGGGTTGGATATATTGTGTTTAAAATAGGTGAAGCCTTCTGCTTCTGATTTTATGCTTTGGGTCCTTATCGCCATTCTTTACTTTTCTGAGTTATATAAGAATGTTTTCTTTGTATGACATTTTGGAATTCACATTTGTTAGAAACAAGGTCCAAATAGTGACAGCTGGTGCAGTGCCTCCTCTGGTGGAGCTTCTCAAGATGCAAAATAACAGTATACGAGAATTGGCCACAGCAGCAATCTTGACACTCTCATCAGCTGCATCCAACAAGTCGATTATTGCTGCTTCCGGAGCTGCTCCTCTCCTTGTTCAGATTCTCAAATCCGGAAGTGTCCAAAGCAAAGTTGATTCTGTTACAACCCTCCATAATCTCTCCATCAGCATTGAAAATTCCATCGAACTTCTTGACGCTAGTGCCGTTTCCCCTCTCATCAACCTCCTTAAAGACTGTAAAAAGTACTCAAAGTTTGCAGAAAAAGCTACATCACTACTTGAAATCCTCTCCAACTCTGAAGAGGGACGGATCGCAATCTCACTTGCAGACGGGGGAATTTTAACCATTGTAGAGACAGTTGAAGACGGATCACTTGTCAGCACAGAGCACGCCGTTGGAGCATTGCTATCATTATGTCTAAGCTGCCGGGATAAATATCGGGAACTAATTCTTAAAGAAGGAGCAATTCCAGGTCTGTTACGGCTAACAGTAGAGGGCACAGTGAAAGCTCAAGATAAAGCTCGCGCGCTTCTAGATTTGCTCCGAGATTCTCCTGAAGAAAAAAAACTAGACTCGTCGGTTTTGGAGAAAATTGTTTACGACATTGCTGAACGGTTAGATAGAGTAGATAAAGCCGGCGAAACTTCCAAATGATTGTTGCAAGATATGGTTCAAAGGAGGACGGAAAACACAGCACGAACTTCATCATATTGCATAGGGATGCTGCATTTTGCACTCCTCTATGATTCCATCTACTTGATAAAAAGCACTTTTTTTTGCTCAACAAGAAGCTGTTACAATTGAGTTTCAACTTGTGTATATATATGTGGTTTCTgtcttttttttcttcttctttgaGTCAGTTAGTGTTTTAGCAAGATAACCATTCAAAATGTGCCTAATGATGTTAACCAATCTAACTTGGGGGTTTGTCTGTTGATTTATTGACCTCATAATTACACTGTATATCTCAGCCAGGATAGTGCACATATGGAAAGTATGCAGTTGCATGTTATGCAGCACCTACATTTCGTGTCAGTGTTGTGTTTGAAACCGACAATGACACTTGTAATTACGTTTAAtttattattaaaattattttcgACGTCAACGTGTTAGTGACGGTGTCCAGTATAATATGTGTGAACT includes these proteins:
- the LOC127118610 gene encoding U-box domain-containing protein 2 — translated: MGERERVMEVEQQQQQQQQSEEQEPETSETSSSTTTLTTTTTWKQNLTMQLLSDKLTNGNLNSKIEAAREIRRMVRKSSKTRSKFVALGVIQPLIFMLSSSNLDARQSSLLALLNLAVRNERNKVQIVTAGAVPPLVELLKMQNNSIRELATAAILTLSSAASNKSIIAASGAAPLLVQILKSGSVQSKVDSVTTLHNLSISIENSIELLDASAVSPLINLLKDCKKYSKFAEKATSLLEILSNSEEGRIAISLADGGILTIVETVEDGSLVSTEHAVGALLSLCLSCRDKYRELILKEGAIPGLLRLTVEGTVKAQDKARALLDLLRDSPEEKKLDSSVLEKIVYDIAERLDRVDKAGETSK